A segment of the Collimonas fungivorans genome:
CGCGAAGCGCGCCAGGCGGAATGGCTTGAGCGCCTGGCTTTCCTGCAGAATGCGGTGGGCGCCATCGCCGGGCCGTTCGACAGCTTCCTGGCTTTGCGCGGCGTCAAGACGCTGGCGCTGCGGGTCCAGCGCCATTGCGAAAACGGGCTGGAACTGGCCAGCTGGCTGGAAAGCCAGCCGCTGGTAAAACGGGTCCATTATCCGGGCCTGGCTTCGCATCCCCAGCACGAACTGGCTCAGCGCCAGATGCAAGGTTACGGCGGCATCATCTCGGTCGAGCTCGATACCGACCTGGCCGGCGCCAAGCGCTTCCTGGAACGCTGCGAGATCTTTGCGCTGGCGGAGAGCCTGGGCGGGGTGGAAAGCCTGATCGAACATCCGGCCATCATGACCCACGCCACGATTCCGGCGGAACACCGGGCCAAGCTCGGCATCAGCGATTCGCTGGTGCGGCTGTCGGTCGGTGTGGAAAATATCGAGGACCTGAAAACCGACATGCGCAACGCGCTGGCGGCCATCAGGCAATGAGCGACGGCATGCACGACTGGGAGACGCGTGTCGCTGCGCTCTGGAAGCAGGTCGACTCGGTGACGCCGGAGCAGCTGGTCAGCCGCATCGATCTGCTGGCGGCCGAGCGGCCTGCAGATGACGCCCTGGCTTTATTCGAGCGCGCCTGCGCGCGCGACACGGCCGGGCTGGAATCGGCGGCGGAGCCGCTGTACCGGGCGGCGCTGGCAAGCCAGGGCCTCGATCCTTACCGCCAGGCGCGAGCCTCGATCCAGCTTGGCAGCACCTTGCGTCTGCTGGGGCAACTGGATGAGAGCGAACGTTTGCTGGCCGCGCAGCTTCAGCGCTACGCCGATGCTGCATATGGCAAGGCTCTGTACGATGAAACGCGCGCTACGCTTGCGCTGACTTACCTGCTGCAGGGAAGGGCGGCGGAAGCCGCCTGCCTGGCGCTGGCTACGCTGGCGCCGCATTTGTCCCGCTACAATCGTTCGGTGGCGGCTAACGCTGCTGAAATCCTGAAGAATACCGCCACTGCTTCCAACTGGTCCTGATCCTGCATTCAACCAAGGATCCGGGCCGCTCGCCCGATGTGCAAGCAAGCGGCCCGGGTTCGCCTCGTCTGCCGCTTACTGGTAGTTGGCGACCAGGCTGGCGTTGCTGACAGTGCGGTAGGAATTCAGCAGCAGGTAATACGTTCCTGCTTTCGGTGCGCTGATGGTCACGCTTTCGGAATTGGTGCCGCCTTCCGATTTGCCGTCGTAGGAACTGGTGGTCGGCGTGGCATTCCACTTGACGTAGATGTCGCCGTCACCGCTGCCGCCAGACAACTGGAAGCTCAGGTTCCTGGCGCCGGCCGGCACCGTGATGCTGTACACGTTGCTGGCGCCGGTGGCAAGCGAGATGCCTGTGACAGGCACGCCCTTGACCAGCACGTTGCCGCTGCTGGTGCTGCAGCTGACGCCCACCGCCTTGAATGCCGCGGTAACATCGGCTACGACGTAACCACGGCTGGTGGCGGCTTTCTCGACACCGCAAGCGCCCTGGTTAAAGGTGCTGTTGGCGGTCCAGTACAGGTGGTTGGCGTCGGCCATGACTTCGAACGCTTTGCGGGTGCTCCAGCCGGCGGTGGTCGCCAGCAGGTAGAACGCCTTGTTGTACACGCCGCTGCTGTAGTGCACGTCGAGGCTGCTGGTGTAGTTCTTGGCGTTGTCGATCGAGCGGCCATCCTGGGTCGGATTGGCCATGTAGCGCAGTGCGCCGGTGGCCTTGAAGATTTCGGTGCCGACCAGGAAGTCGTTGGTGCCCTTCATGTAGTTTTCGGAAGCTTCGCCGGCCATGTCGGAAAAGGCTTCGTTCATGCCGCCTGACATGCCGCTGTACACCAGGCCGGAATTCTGCTCGGTGAAACCGTGGCTGACTTCATGGCCGGAGACGTCCAGCGCTACCAGGGGATAGAAGGTGGAAGCGCCGTCGCCGAAATTCATGGCGCTGCCGTCCCAGAAAGCGTTTTCATAGCTGTTGCCGTAGTGGACCTTCATGTACAGGGTCTGACTGATAGGGCGCAGGCTGAGCCAGTCGCGGTACATGTTGAACACCACATTGCCGAAGTAGTGGGCGTCGTTCAGCGGCGAAAACGCGCCGTTGACAGCCTTGTAGGTATTGCGCGGGCAGGTGAAATGGAAGGGGGTGCTGCCGCTGGTGCCGTTCTGCAGGTCGACAGTGATCACATTGGTGGTGATCATGTTGCAGTTGCTGTCGACAATCAGCGGGCCGTATTTGCCGCCGGGCTGGTACTCGTACTGGCCGGTCTTGGCATTGCCGCCGGGACCGCTGGCTTCGTAATGGGTGATGCCTTCCCATTTTTTCAGGATGGCGCCGGTGTTGGCGTCAATGATGAAATACGGACGGCTTGGCTTCGCTGCGCTCTTGTTGACGAAGGACACCACATAGATCAGCTGCGCCACATTATTGCTGCCGAGCTGGACATACAACTTGGCCTGCTCGTTTTCGGTCACCGCGGCGCGTGCAATCGATTTGGCTTGCAGCAGCACGTCAGCGGCGGCATAGACCGGTTTGGCGCTGGCAGGTCGTTCTCGATATTGCGGATCAGGCTGCCGGACATGGCTGGCTGCGCCTGGCTGGCGCTGCGCTGTTCGACAATGGCCTGGTCCCACAGCGGCACGCCCTGGAAATATTGCTGGTAGCGGGTGACGACCTTGCCGTTGGCGTAGTTCTGGCTGCGCAGCGGTTTCAGTTCATCGGCGGTCAGGCCGAGAAAGGCTTGCGCCGTTATCGGGCCAGGTCCGGCTTGTTTTGCTGCGGCTGCCTGTGGCGTGTAGCTTTCAAGATCAACGCGGTCGGCTGCGATGGCGCTTGAACTTGCTGCTAGCAGCAGTGACAGAAATAAAGGGCCTTCGACGTGACGTAATGCTGGCTTCATGTTATCTCACTCTCTTTAAATGGATGCGTGGATATTTCATAAGATTGACCAGATACTTCGCGAACAAAAACACTACCGGCAGTCCAGGACGGTTCCCGACCCGATCGATTGGTGCGCTGGATCGCTTGCGGCTATTGCGATTGATTCAGCGTGTACGAAGAGCCGTTGACCACCAGGACGGCGGCGATGACTTTCACAAATCAAATACGTGACTAAAGTTACGTATTGTTACAAAATGAATGCCATGCGGCAACATACCTGCATTCCCAATGCCTAGACAGCTGTCATTTCTTACAGGGTGGCGCGGCGCCGGATTGCCGGCGAAGGAGGGAGACGGGAAGATATTTCGCAGTCGGACAACCGCAAGAAACGTTAAGAGTCCTGTTCTGTCGAAGTACAATTACAGATATACAAAACGTTTCATTGAATGGAGAGAAAAATGAAAATCAAATCCATGTTGGGCCTGATTGCCTGCTGCGGTTCGTTCGCCGCCTGTGCCGCAAGCCCGTATGACGACGGTTATCCCCAATACCCATCTGCCGCGCCCGGCTACTATGGCGATGCGCCTGTTGTCGCTTATGGCGGATACGGCGATTCTCCTTCGTACGGCGACCGCAATGACGATCGTTATGGCGGCCGCGACAATTGGACGCCGCCCGGCAGCTACCGCGATTCCTGCCGCGATATCGTGGTCCGGCGCGGCATGCTGGAAGCCACCTGCGGCGGCGACAATGGCGGCAGAAGGACGTCGATCCCGCTGTCTTCCTGCCGTAGCGGCAGTTTTGATAATATAAACGGCAACCTGCAATGTGCTGGCGGCGGTCGTGACTACGGTCGTTCCAACAGAGACGTGCCACCGGGGAGCTACCTCCAATCTTGTTCGGATATCGGGGTTCGCGGCGGTGTATTGGAAGCAACCTGTGGCGGCAGAGACAACAGCAGGATACGGTCGTCGATCTCCGTGCGTTCCTGCAGGAGCGGCAGCTTCGCCAATATCAACGGCTACCTGCAATGCGACCGCTAGCCAATCAAAGCAGCTCCACGCTCAGCAGGTTGAGGTAGCAGCTTTCGCGCGTAGTGCCGACAAAGTCGGCCAGATACGATTGCTGCGACATCTCCGGCAGGCAGGCGGCATACAGCCGCCCGGTCAGGCCGGCGGCGGTGATCCTCTTGGCCAGCACATAGTCACGTGTCAGGTAGTTCTGCGCAGCCCAGATCGGCAAGGTAGCGATGCCGCGCCGGCTGGCGACCAGCTGCAGCATCGCCACCGTCAGTTCGGTGGTGCGGCGCGCGGTCTGGATGCCGGCCGGCTTCAATACCTGGCGTACCACATCCAGCATGTCGTCCGGCACCGGATAGGTAATCAGCGTGTAGCCGGCGAAATCTTCCGCCACCAGATATTCCTTGCCCGCCAGCGGATGGTCGTGCGCCACCAGCGCCACGATCTCGAAACTGAACAAGGCGTGGTAATCGACTTTTTCATCGGGATCGACTTCCGCCACGATCGCGACATCGGCGCGATGTTCATATAACAGCCCGACCGGATCGGCCTGGAAGCCGGAGACGATATCCAGCTCCACTTCCGGCCAGCGCTTGCGGAAGATATCCATGGCCGGCATCAGCCAGTCGAAGCAGGTATGGCATTCCACCGCAATCCGCAGCTGGCCGGCCACGCCTTGCGCCAGCCGCACCAGGTCACGCTCGCTTTCCGCCACCTGCGGCAATACCGCATCCGCCAGTTTCAGCAAACGTTCGCCGGCCGGGGTAAACCGTACCGGCACCGATTTACGTTCGAACAGGGTGGTGCCATGGTGATCTTCCAGCTGCTTGATCTGGTGCGACAGCGCCGACTGGGTAACGTTGAGCAGCGTCGCCGCGCGCAGCAGGTTGCCGGCTTCGCGCAGGGCATGCAGAGTTTTCAGGTGGCGTAATTCCAGGATGGATTGCATATTGATTGCTTAGTTGATAATTAAAATTCGGTGTATTAGTAAAATTCAAGTTGATTCTTAATATTTATCGTTTGAATCATAATCCAAGCTGGCCCAACATGCGAGACATCGAACTTGTTTTTTATGGAGATAAAGATGGCATTGGCACACGTATTAGGGTTTCCGCGCATCGGCGCTCACCGCGAACTGAAATTCGCCCAAGAGTCGTTCTGGAAGGGCGCTTCCGATGAAGCGGCTTTGCGCGCCACCGGTGCCACGCTGCGCGCCCGCCACTGGCAGGCGCAGGCCGATGCCGGCCTGGATTTCGTCACCGTCGGCGATTTCGCCTGGTACGACCAGGTGCTGGGCACGCTGGCCTTGCTGGGCGCGATTCCAAGCCGCTTCGGCTTTGCTCCGAAACAGCTGACCCTGGCTGACTATTTCACCCTGGCGCGCGGCAGCAAGCAGCACTTCGCGATGGAAATGACCAAGTGGTTCGACACCAACTATCACTACCTGGTGCCGGAATGGACTGCCGATGTGCAGTTCGACGGCGGCGTTGACTGGCTGCATGATGAAATCGCCGAAGCGCGCGCCCTTGGTCATAAGGTAAAAGTGGCGCTGGTCGGTCCGCTGACCTTGCTGTACCAGGGCAAGATCAAGTCCGGCCTGGGCCACAAACTGGACCTGCTGCCTAAAGTGGTGGCCGGCTACCAGCAGCTGCTGCAGCGCTTGCACGCCGCCGGCATCGAATCGGTGCAGATCGACGAGCCGATCCTGGCGCTGGAGCTGGACGCCGCCTGGCGCAACGCTTTTGCACCGGTCTATGCACAGTTGGCTGATACCGCGCCGGCCTTGTTGTTGACTACTTATTTCGGTGAAGTCAGCGAACACGCTGAGCTGCTGCGTTCGCTGCCGGTAGCCGGTGTCCACCTGGACCTGGTGCGCGGCGCCGGGCAGCTGGAACAGATCGCTGCCGGCTGGCCGCAAGACAAGGTGTTGTCGCTGGGCGTGGTCGACGGCCGCAACCTGTGGCGTACCGATCTCGACCAGGTGCTGACCAGCCTCAAGCCTTTGCAGGCGCAACTGGGCGACCGCTTGTGGGTGGCTTCAAGCTGCTCCTTGCTGCATGTGCCAGTGGACCTGGCCAACGAACCCAAGCTCGACGACGAACTGAAAAGCTGGCTGGCGTTCGCCACCCAGAAGCTGGCGGAAATCGTCGCCCTCAAGCAAGCCTTGAACGGCAACACGGCAGAAGTCGAAGCGCAGTTCGTCGCTTCGCGCGCTGCCCAGGCCAGCCGCCGCAGCTCGAGCCGCATCCACAATCCGCTGGTGCAAAAGCGCCTGGCCGCGGTGACTGCCGCCGATGCCGAGCGCTCCGCCGGTTTTGCCGCGCGCATCGCCAAGCAGCAAGCCAAATGGCAGCTGCCGGCTTTCCCGACCACCACCATCGGTTCTTTCCCGCAGACCGCGGAAATCCGCCAGGCGCGCGCCGCCTACAAGCGCGGCGAGATCGGCCACCTGGATTACCTCGACAAGATGCGCGAAGAAATCCGCGTCGTGGTGGAGAAGCAGGAACAGCTTGGCCTTGACGTGCTGGTGCACGGCGAGCCGGAGCGCAACGACATGGTGGAGTATTTCGGCGAACAGCTGTGGGGCTACACTTTCACCGCCAACGGCTGGGTGCAAAGCTACGGCTCGCGCTGCGTCAAGCCGCCAATCATTTATGGCGACGTATATCGCCCGGAAGCGATGACTGTCGGCTGGAGCCAGTTTGCCCAGACTCTCACCTCGAAGCCGATGAAGGGCATGCTGACCGGCCCGGTGACCATGCTGCAATGGTCCTTCGTGCGCGACGACCAGCCGCGCGAAACCACGGCGCTGCAAATCGCCTTGGCGCTGCGCGACGAAGTGTGCGACCTGGAAAAGGCCAACATCGGCATGATCCAGATCGACGAACCGGCGTTCCGCGAAGGCTTGCCGCTGAAATCGCGCGACTGGCCGCATTACCTGGACTGGGCGGTGCGCGCATTCAAGATCAGCGCGGCCGGCGTCGGCGACGAAACCCAGATCCACACCCACATGTGC
Coding sequences within it:
- a CDS encoding tetratricopeptide repeat protein, whose protein sequence is MSDGMHDWETRVAALWKQVDSVTPEQLVSRIDLLAAERPADDALALFERACARDTAGLESAAEPLYRAALASQGLDPYRQARASIQLGSTLRLLGQLDESERLLAAQLQRYADAAYGKALYDETRATLALTYLLQGRAAEAACLALATLAPHLSRYNRSVAANAAEILKNTATASNWS
- a CDS encoding M4 family metallopeptidase, with protein sequence MLLQAKSIARAAVTENEQAKLYVQLGSNNVAQLIYVVSFVNKSAAKPSRPYFIIDANTGAILKKWEGITHYEASGPGGNAKTGQYEYQPGGKYGPLIVDSNCNMITTNVITVDLQNGTSGSTPFHFTCPRNTYKAVNGAFSPLNDAHYFGNVVFNMYRDWLSLRPISQTLYMKVHYGNSYENAFWDGSAMNFGDGASTFYPLVALDVSGHEVSHGFTEQNSGLVYSGMSGGMNEAFSDMAGEASENYMKGTNDFLVGTEIFKATGALRYMANPTQDGRSIDNAKNYTSSLDVHYSSGVYNKAFYLLATTAGWSTRKAFEVMADANHLYWTANSTFNQGACGVEKAATSRGYVVADVTAAFKAVGVSCSTSSGNVLVKGVPVTGISLATGASNVYSITVPAGARNLSFQLSGGSGDGDIYVKWNATPTTSSYDGKSEGGTNSESVTISAPKAGTYYLLLNSYRTVSNASLVANYQ
- a CDS encoding CVNH domain-containing protein: MKIKSMLGLIACCGSFAACAASPYDDGYPQYPSAAPGYYGDAPVVAYGGYGDSPSYGDRNDDRYGGRDNWTPPGSYRDSCRDIVVRRGMLEATCGGDNGGRRTSIPLSSCRSGSFDNINGNLQCAGGGRDYGRSNRDVPPGSYLQSCSDIGVRGGVLEATCGGRDNSRIRSSISVRSCRSGSFANINGYLQCDR
- a CDS encoding LysR family transcriptional regulator — encoded protein: MQSILELRHLKTLHALREAGNLLRAATLLNVTQSALSHQIKQLEDHHGTTLFERKSVPVRFTPAGERLLKLADAVLPQVAESERDLVRLAQGVAGQLRIAVECHTCFDWLMPAMDIFRKRWPEVELDIVSGFQADPVGLLYEHRADVAIVAEVDPDEKVDYHALFSFEIVALVAHDHPLAGKEYLVAEDFAGYTLITYPVPDDMLDVVRQVLKPAGIQTARRTTELTVAMLQLVASRRGIATLPIWAAQNYLTRDYVLAKRITAAGLTGRLYAACLPEMSQQSYLADFVGTTRESCYLNLLSVELL
- the metE gene encoding 5-methyltetrahydropteroyltriglutamate--homocysteine S-methyltransferase; amino-acid sequence: MALAHVLGFPRIGAHRELKFAQESFWKGASDEAALRATGATLRARHWQAQADAGLDFVTVGDFAWYDQVLGTLALLGAIPSRFGFAPKQLTLADYFTLARGSKQHFAMEMTKWFDTNYHYLVPEWTADVQFDGGVDWLHDEIAEARALGHKVKVALVGPLTLLYQGKIKSGLGHKLDLLPKVVAGYQQLLQRLHAAGIESVQIDEPILALELDAAWRNAFAPVYAQLADTAPALLLTTYFGEVSEHAELLRSLPVAGVHLDLVRGAGQLEQIAAGWPQDKVLSLGVVDGRNLWRTDLDQVLTSLKPLQAQLGDRLWVASSCSLLHVPVDLANEPKLDDELKSWLAFATQKLAEIVALKQALNGNTAEVEAQFVASRAAQASRRSSSRIHNPLVQKRLAAVTAADAERSAGFAARIAKQQAKWQLPAFPTTTIGSFPQTAEIRQARAAYKRGEIGHLDYLDKMREEIRVVVEKQEQLGLDVLVHGEPERNDMVEYFGEQLWGYTFTANGWVQSYGSRCVKPPIIYGDVYRPEAMTVGWSQFAQTLTSKPMKGMLTGPVTMLQWSFVRDDQPRETTALQIALALRDEVCDLEKANIGMIQIDEPAFREGLPLKSRDWPHYLDWAVRAFKISAAGVGDETQIHTHMCYSEFNDILPWIAAMDADVITIETSRSDMELLDGFGQFAYPNDIGPGVYDIHSPRVPQVDEMERLLRKARGVIPDARLWVNPDCGLKTRGWPETYEALENMVLAAKRLRETVEQERKAA